GTACTCAAAAGGATAGAAAAGTGGCAAAACAACATCAACCTTATTTGGTCTTGAAATAAAAACTACTGATGCCCAATTCAGCCTGTCAGCCAAGGATGAAACCTGTCTTCTAGTAGGAGGGGTGAGATCTTGAGAGAAGAAAATTCAGCATAAAAGATTAAGTAAAATCCCACTTGATAATTAAGAACAACTCTTTTTAGTATAGCTACATTATTTGAAATGCTAAAAATTCCCAAAATATCAGATATATTcgtaagaaaaaaatgcattattcATGCTACCACTTAACTTCCAAATGTATCTATAATTAAGAGTTGACTATAATTTGCTGTTTAAGTAGCCTCATCCCCTTAAAATTATTCAAGATTAGTAAGTCCTAAAAAGTGGCCATCTATTCAGGTTGCAATGTGAGTCCATCCTTCTATTAATTACTTACTTGACTAGTGAGACCTAACTTTTAGCATGACTGGCTGGCTGCAATGATAGCCTCCTGGTCTCTAACTGCACCCCCATGGGCTATGACATAGGATTATATTAGCTATGGCAAAGCAATTTTGCCAAAGCAAGGCTTCCATTTGacaatgtataaaaatgtaaCCAAAGGtagttttaaggaaaatatttgtccaattTAAGTAGGTATATAACATGTGTTGTTAAACTTGATGATCATCAGAATCACCTATAGAGATTTTTCAAGAATATTCCcaggtaattcttttttttttatggcagtactggggattgaacccaggggacttgtgcatgctaagcatgtgctctatacccacccccaaccctccccaggtaattctgatgagCAGCCAGGTCTGGTCTAAATTAGCAGACAAATAAaaccacatacatacacactcattctctctctctttctcccattctctctttCTTACCAGCTtctgagaagaagaaagagcTCATTCTAATGAGAAATTCCTATTTTTTGCTTCTCATAATTTAAACTAAAATTTGGTATGGTCAGCCTTGATAACGAACTCTAAGACAATAAAAAGCCAGGTTACCTGGAACATCTCATTGATTCCTTCTCCAGTTTGAGCAGAAGTTTCAAAGTACAGGAATCCTCTGCTTTCAGCCCAAAGACGCCCTTCACTTTCATCCACACAGCGGTGCTTGGTACAGTCAATCTGAAATAGAAAGctggggttgaggggagggaggattCCAACTTGTCCCACTAGAATAGGCCCGGTGAGGTCTCTGTCAATCCTCTGCTGAGGCAAAAACTATCCTTAAGCGAACCCCAGCACTAGTATATAAAATGGCCAGGAccaagaaagatttaaaaattgcTAATATTGAATGTGGACTGATTTTCTGTGGCAAAACAACAAGGGCCTGCTAGCAGCATTTTCCCTCGAGAAAACTGCTGCCACTCAGCTCTGTGAAAGTTGGCTTCACGACGTTTGCCACGCTCGAGGGCCATGGTCTGCTTTACATACTTTCCCATGATCCACACTTCACCTAACTGCTTCCTCTCCTCCAACCAGGTCAGAGTATGATTATTAGAATCACCCTCCTGCTCAGTCACCAATATGCATCCCCAAGTACggcaccccccaaaaaaggataaaaataccGACACACcaggttttgtttttcatctgtttttgttttagggACATATGTTTTGAAAAGCTGTTGATTCCTATATACTAcagattacagaatttttttctttttatttgttccccAAAACTCAGAGCTACACTCTTCCCACAAGGAACCTAGAAAGTTGAGCAATTACCTTGTTGGCACACACCGCAAACACAATATTTTCCATGTTTCCATGAGGTCCAAGATCTTGCTTCATTTCTGCCAGCCATGCATCAAGGGCTTCAAAGGAATCTTTCTGCCCAACATCATAGACCAGTATCACACCCTGTGTGTCCTTGTAAAACTCATTACGAACCTTTACATAAAAGAACAGATGCACAAAATGTAAGTTCTGtgattttataaaagtatatatcGCAGCCATTAACTTAGCAAAGTGTGCTCTTTTGTGTATTTGTAGTGTTTACTATTATATCTCTATATGAACTACTGGTCTTTAgagggcttttttaaaaaataaaatcaaagtaacatgataaaaaaaactaTTAGTATAGAAGGACTTGTAATGCAAGTTACAGCCTCCTGCCCCACTCCTCCTCACCTCCAGTTCTACTCACTAGAAGCAATCAGTCTTTAATTGTTTTAGTTGGtcttaaaagaacacaaattatCTAAAGTTCTTCTTAGGAAGAACTAGGAAGGTGAGTGAACAACTAAAAAGAACTTAAGGCAAAAATGACACAAGTATCAGCAAGAAGTACAGCCATCTATAGATCACATCCCAaagctggcttcccccaggacGCTAGGTAGAACTTCCCTATGACTCTTGGGTCTCCACACCAGCTTAAGAACTCCAAGCTCTGAGGGTCTGTGTGATGTAGTGGAAAAGAGAATAGGCTCTGGAGTCACATCTGGGTTCACACttacttactagttgtgtgatcttgggcaagtcacttaacctctctgcatctcagtttcctcatctgtaaaatggggataatactacTTACTTCACAGGGTTattatgaggatcaaatgagataatgaaggCAGAACACCAAAATGGTGCCTGGAAAACAATGTGTATTAGcaccttctcccttctttccttgcATTCATTCTCTGATTGGCCTCCTTTGGCAACTCACCTCTGGGGTGTATCTTCAATTCTGGGAAGAGGTGGCATGAAGTAGAGGGCACATGAAAGTGGCAGAGGCACCAAAGTGACAGGTTTGGTGGATGAGGAACAATGTTGAGAGATTGGGGGTTTCAGGCCAAAATTCCAGTAAGAATCTTGACATGGACCCTGTATTATACATTCCTTTTAGAAAATTCCAGTAAGTATTCAGACTCACACTAGATATGTAGGAAGAATGAAGACTTCTCTCACACGTCTGGCAGGAAGTATCTACACGTTTCTGAACATAGATAGATACCTGGACCAAAAATGTAAGTGCCTCTTAATTTACTGAAACATAAGAAGCTATCCCCTAAAATCAAACCAACAAAATCAGAACAAATTTAACGTGGCGCAGACCAGGAAGGCATCTTCTCCCCTCAGCACTCACGGCCCTTAGCCCCTCTGCAGTGGTAAAAATCCCAACTCTTGCTGTCTTGGCTCTCACACACCACGTTCTCCACATTCTTAAATGATTTCTCTGACGCCTCTTCCCTCCACTGCTCCCACTCCAGTCTGCCACCACAATCCCCCAAATCCTGTCCTGGGCCCCTgtcccttcttttttcttccttcctccaagCTCAGCAGAACCAACCACTCACACAGTTTCAACTATGCTCCAATGTGAGTCCTCTCACCTGCACTTCCAGACGCGCATTTCCGGTTAGCTCTGGATTCTCCCAGCTGAATGTTCTGTTGGAATCTCAAATTCAATATGCACAACAGTTTATTTATAAATGCCcctcaatttattcctccctaaACTTTTCCTTCTCTTGAACTTCTAGTGATGAAAGTCGCATGCCCTTCTCTGAGTCATTCAGGCTGAAAGCCTGGCATTAGCCTTTGCTGCTCTCTTGTCCCAGAGAAGCCACCTCTGCCATGTTTCTTGCACTGTcacttcctttccattttcattgCCAACATTATCTTATCTCTTGACTGCATGACTGTAAGAGTCTTCTAAGCAATCTCCTTAGCAACATTATACACTGTGCACATGTACCTTTTTAAAGCCCTGGCTCAAAAATTAGTGCTTCCCTACTACCCACTCTCCAaagttcaaattctttttttaactgatagTGACAGTTTCAGATCAGTCCTCCACCAATTTCCCAGTCTTAACCCCCTCCTGTCCCCTGTACTTCAAGCTGGATAAGCTCTCATTCCCTAAGCCTGCTCTATGACTTCTTTACTCCATCTGGAAACacatctctttatctttaattttccaAGGTCTAGCTGTAACACCGTATCTTTTATATAGCTTTTTTGCCCTCTTCCTCATGTCTAATCCCCTACACCTGCAGAACAGAATGCAGTCTCCCTAGCCCCTGGACTATCACAGCTTTTGTACTTCTAACAGTGCTCACATCACCTCCTGTCTAGTTTCATAGTTAGTAGCACATCCCactgtcttccccactagactgtgagcagCATGAAGGCACACATCATCTTTGTGTCCCCCGCCGGGCTGAGCAGATATAAGAATCTGAGacatatttgtttaattaaatgGCTAAATATTCTATAGCAGAGAACAGAAGTAAagccaaaggggaaaagaaagaatttcaaaatgcAGATCATGCTGTCCAGAGGGAGTTTTGTgtgtaaaaagagaaataagctcAATGGATTCTGTTTCAAGCGCCTCAAGTTCAAGTTTGGGTTCCTCAACTAGCTACCTATGTCACCTTGAGTAAGACTTTATTACCTCAAATgttagtttccttgtctgtaaaatggaaagattAAAGTAGATGCTCAACGGTCCTCCACAGTTCTATTATTATCTCCCCAAACAGCCTTCTAATGCTAGTCCTGGAAGACTTGCTGCATCCAAAGTTTAATTAAATAGGATGCTAAAGGAACtgtgattatttaatttttaaagcagagGTGTAGCTTTCTAGGTTAGAGAAAGCTGTTAGTTTAATATTACTCAGGCCTCAGAAAGTTTTTATCGACCCACGACTCATCCCAGTAGACTCCAGAATTCAGTTTTGTGCACCAGTGGAAGCAAGACTCATGGTAAGATACAGGCCCTGCCATTCCCTCAGGAGTCCCCTCCCTGACACTTTCCTCTGAGACTGCTGTCTGACACACTAAGTACACTGTCTTTTCTCAGCAGGCCCAGGACTGGTGACAGTGGAAGCTTCAATGGAGGACAGGCTACGGTTTCAGGAAGCCAGGGACCGTGAGAGTGGCCGTGGGTACTTCACTAGGTGTGTGCTGAGCAAAGGTGTACTCTGGTCAGTTTAGGGTTTAGAAGGAAGATGATGCCTTTGGCCTTGTCAAAAAGGAGGGTTTGAGCCACAGACAGCAAATATTTGACAGAAAAGGAGAGATTAATACTATTTTTGGAGAAAAGGTACTTTAGAAGTGGTGATTTCagggaacttttaaaattatacttctaTTTTTGTGAGCTGCTGAAAAAAGCCATTGCAATTTTGGGGTTCCAATAACAAGAGTCTAGTGTCTCATGATAGAAAATAACAGAACACTCAGTGTTTTTCATTAGTTAGGCAACATCTGGAGTGTTGTGTCCAGTTTTCAACTCCCATCAGCTAACTCCCTGCCAGCTAACTGGCAGTGATCCACAAAGCATGCTGATAGGTCTATCTGTGGCaggaataaaaaatgttttacctGGAAAGGAGCAGGTTAACAAGTATTAGAAAGGCTCTCTTGTAGGAGCACAGACTCAGCCCATGTTGCTTCAAAAAAAAAGGCCAGGGCAAAAGTCAAAGGAAGGCAGCCTTCCTAAGAGAGAAGTTGTTAATCTATAAAGGATTAAGTTGTGAAGCAGTGAGACCCCATCATTAAAGATATTCATTCTCCAAACTCTCACAGTCCGTACCACTCAAAACTTTTCCATGTATTACACTGTCCCTGGATTCCTACCAACCTACATAACTCTTACTTATCCATCAACACTCAGTTTAAATGCAGTTTCCTTCAACAGGACTTCCTGACCTTCCAGATAAGCTAGGTCTGGGTATTAAGTCCCAAGTATTCTGTCATTTGTCTAACATGTGTCTTCTCTGACATATTTATGTGCCAGGAAAACAGGGGCTGTGTATTTCCAGCATGCAGCACAGAAACTGGCATTCTCTTATCTGGTGAATGAATGATGGCCATCAATCAGGAATGCtgcagaaaaaaatcttacaatgGCAGAGGTCTGGACCACATTAATTCTCAGGCGTCTTCTAACTCTCCATCGACATGACTTTGGTGTAATATAAGACTTGTGTTTGTTAGCATTTCTGGTAGAATCTGTGTCAAATTTGGGTTCACCTAGAGCCTCCATGCCTTTTTCATTGACAATATTCTATACTTGTGAAATTGATTTAATCCACTTCAAAGTTTCACatttaaaaggaatttattttacCTAAATATTTGGGTACAGTCACAAGATGGAAGATTTCGTAGCCATTAAAAGTTATGTTTTCCTCTATTCTCCCCACTAAGTACAAGTAAAAATTCTGGACATTATATGTAAAACATACATAAGAAGACTGTGGAATGTGGAGAGAAGAAGGCATACAAGCTAGGGACCTGGGGCCCTGACACAGCAGTGAGTTTCCTGGTTTTCTCCTGCCTCATGTATCCAAGACTTGAAACTGCAGAAGTACAACTTGGAATTGCCAATAGGTGTCCAGCAAAAGCCTGTTCTCTTTAGTGAAggatcaggaaaaacaaaaaagcttcaGATGATAACCATTCTACTCCAGCCTGACCCCTCATAAGTCTGTCTCTCCATCCCCACTCACCCAAACAAAAGCTGAGTGGAAATTTTAGAAAAGTAAATTACTGAAAAATGCAATGACTGTAATAAAAAAGCTTAGTAGTTGGGCTCAAGAGCAGAATGGAGGagacagtgggaaaaaaatcagtgaaaagcaaaataataaaattacctAATCTAAgtaacagagagaaaataaactttaaaaaaagaaaagaaaagaaacagaaaaagaacagagcctCAGGGCCCTGGGGGACTACAACAAGATCAGAgtctgggaaggagaggagaaacagGGTGGGGCTGAAAAAGTACTCAAAGAACTAAgggctgaaaactttccaaatttggcAAGAGAtataaacctacagattcaagaaaaAACCTACAGCTGAGAAAACCCCACACAggaaaaacccaaagaaatccatgccaacatataataaataaacctttaaaaactaaagacaaaggagaaaatcATGAAAGCAGCCAGAAGGAAAAAGGACACCTCTCTGAACTTAACTAAGTTAGCCTTCCCAATAAACATCCCTCTCCTTCAGAAATCCCACTCTTGCCCGAGAGCAGTGACATTACAGGGGACAACAGGCTCAGTGAGTACAAGAGCTGGCCTCAAAATAACTGCACAAACGATCAGGAAATCTACATAGggaaaaggaaaattaccataagAGGAGAAATGATTCTCCTATAACATGAAATAAGCTGAAATTAGAGAAAGCAGCAAAGTAGGAAGTTTTCTGTGATATGTACTATTTTCCCGTGAAATACAATGTTTAAAAAACTGCTGCTTTCTTAATGCAGCACTGAAACAATTTTACAGCAGagattttaaatttaagatgaaATGGACCTGATCTCatataaaaaaaagtatttacaatgttaaaaaaaaaaaagtgaggggaaaaacatttcaaattacAGCATATTTCTCATCGGAAACCATGAGGCCACAGGAAAGCAGCACGGTATTTTTCAAgtgttggaaaaaaaagaaatatcaacCCCAAATCCTATAACCTCCAAAAAAATTCTTCAGGAACAAGGGGAAACATTCTCAGTCAAGGAGAACTAAAAGAATCTGTTGCCAGCAGACCTACAATAAAGAATGGCTGAAGGAGTTCTCCCAACAGAAGGGAAAGGATAAAGGAAGGACCCTGGAACACAATGAAGGATGAAGGAGCAGAGTAAGCAAAAGTGGGAGTGAATACAATATGCTTTCCTTCTCCCTtaagttttctaaattatgtttcACAGTTAAGTAAAAAGTAAACACTGTCAGCTGTGGTTCTATTGTAcgtagagaaaatatttaagacaattttAAGTGGGAGACGGAAAAGGGatgtaaaaggagaaaaagctTCCACACTCCACTCAAGCTGTTGAAATGACAAGAGCAGTAGACGGCGATAACTCATGCAGCGTAATAACTAGAGCATCTGCTAATAAAGCTATGCGGAAAGATTTCTCAGAAACACTACAGACAAATCAAAATGGAACTCAAAAAGTGTTCAAGTGACCCACAGGAAggcagggaaaagaaaacagaaatgaaaaacagaaaacaaggaaataaaatagtagacctaacatatcaataattacataaaagtggtctaaatataccaattaaaGGACAGAAATTGgcagaacagattaaaaaaaatgatccaACTATGTATTGTCTTATAAGAAAGTCACTTCAAATATGATATAAGCAGGCTGAAAGTGAAAGGAGAGAAGAAGATGTATCATGCAAACATCAACCAAAGGCAGGTAGAAATACCTATTTAACATCAGATAAAATAGAcattagaacaaagaaaattaccagagaCACAGGGGGACAGcatgtaataataaaattatataattaggaCATAGtaatcctaaatgtgtatgcaccaaaCAAGAGAGTTGCAAAATATGCAAAGCAAAAATCgatagaactgaaagaaaaaatagacaaattcaccATTTTAGTTGGAAACTTCAACAACCCTCTCTCAGCAATTGATAGAATAACTAAACTGAAAATCAGCAAGGACATAAAAGAATTCAACAATATCACTCACCAAGAGAATCCAATAAATAATTATAGAGCACTCCATCcaacaatagcagaatacacattcttctcaagtgcccATGCAACATATATATACCAAGACAGATCCTGggccatgggaaaaaaaaaaacctcaatgaatttaaaagaactgaaaccatacagTGTGTTTTCTGATCACAAgggaatcaaactagaaatcaataacagatgACAGGAACATTTCtaaacacttggaaactaaacaacacacttctaaataatccacaGGTCAAACAGAAAGtctcaagggaaataaaaaaaaaaaccacactgaatgaatgaaatgaaatatgagtgaaaatgaaaatacaacatatcaaaatttgtgggacacaGCTAAGCAGTACTGAGGGGAATTTACATTACTAAGTGCATACCTTAGAAAAGAAAGTCTCAAATCAATCATCTGAGCTTCCAACTCAAGAACCCAGAACAAGAAGAGCAAAATAATCCTGAAGCAagtagaagggaggaaggaaagaaaagagcagaagtgAAATGGCCAAACTAGGGAAGACTGAAGAGCCTGCTTAGGGAAAATGGAAAACTAaggaagataaaagaaacaaGAATGGCCATGAGATTCATTCTGAGACCACTCAGGACTGCCAAGCAGATGAAAGGAAACTGAGTGAGACTGCTTTAGCTTCTTCCGGGGGTGGGACCACACACGCCTGAGCAGTGAACCGGAAAGATCGCTCTGGGACCTTGCTGCCAAAGAAGTCACATTACTGAATTCTTAAGGCTCAGGACGAATGTGATTATCTTTTCACAGTCTGGGCTAAGGTATAAAGTAAAAGCAACAGTCCTTAAAACTTCTTAAGTAAGTGTTTGAAACATTCGCAATAAAATTTCCCACTGCTACTTAAGGAGAGATCACAAAAGACCAACAGATAAATCCATCAAGTTAAGGCTCGGAAGGGAAGCCAAACACCCGCTGAATTTACCTGTTTTTACACATGACTTGAATATTGGTTGTTTCGATAATTTGGGATCTTTCCCTCAACCCATTGACAATACTGGATATAGGTTTTTTTTCAAAAAGGCTTTCTTACCTCATAGAAGAAGGGATGTCCAGCCATATCAAAGATGTTAACtttgatttctctgtctctgacttGTACCCTGAAATGTTCAAACAGAAACAATCCCAAATGGTTGGTGCATTCATATTAATATCATGTATATCGCTTTTGAATTTCAACAGGTTACatgtatgaaattttaaaaaggctttcTTAGTGCCTCTTCTTGATTCCAGATAATCATTACAACAAGAGCCAGCGACCTGGCAGGTAATCATGCCTCCTGTTTTAGGAACACTGAACTCACTTGGCATAAGCCACCCTTGTTTACCTTCATCTTACCTCAAGACACTTCATCAATGCCCTGCAACAAACAAATGGTAGCTATTACTGTGGCACTAACAAAAAATTGATTTGGGACAAGCAGGAGCAAGATAAAGGAaaccaaaatgttttatttcactcAGTAAGACATCTTAATTACTACTTCATGCTTGGTTACCATGCAGTACAATAAATAGTACAAATAAATGGTACAAAGATGTATATTATTAACAATGTTTGTTTAATTCTTGTACGATCTTCATTTGAGCAAGAGCAATAGTcaatttgttttcagaaatttgaaaatagagaaaagaacaaaaagaggaaTAACAACCATTGACACCAGAATTAACTACTGTTAACATCAGAGCATACTtgcttctagtttttttttttttaaagaaaaatcacttattggaaaatgaatgaatgaaacactgTAAACAACTCAAACACTTGAAGGTTTAAAAGTTATCCCAAatcctatcactcaggaaaaaCCCTTCATTAATCTAGATGAATGTTACTTCAGACTTCTTTATATGCATAGATAAGATtgataaacataaatatttttataaaaaggaattatattatcttaaaataaaaatataaaatttacttttcattgaatttaacaaaagaaaaaaagaaactgaagtaaaCTGGGAGGAATTATTGGGCTTTATATACAAATGTTCTTCACCACAGAAATATTATTTCCTAAAAGATTCCTCTAAGGTTAAGAATAGAGATTATTAACCATAAATTGACAGAGTAGAGTTGTTATGTTTTTTAAGGAACATGTTTCAGTTTAGACAGCTTTGTTAGGACTCCCTCCAACAGAACACAAGGACATCAGCACCTGCTCTCATTGTTTCTACACTACTTCCTGGTTTATTAATTATTATCACTAGTCTCTGCCCAAGTTTATAACATCCACTTTCTATTCTGAAACCAAAACTCCTACAGttattttatattacttatatatttaaATCTAACTAAT
The sequence above is a segment of the Camelus bactrianus isolate YW-2024 breed Bactrian camel chromosome 15, ASM4877302v1, whole genome shotgun sequence genome. Coding sequences within it:
- the DNAJC27 gene encoding dnaJ homolog subfamily C member 27 isoform X2 codes for the protein MEANMPKRKEPGKSLRIKVISMGNAEVGKSCIIKRYCEKRFVSKYLATIGIDYGVTKVQVRDREIKVNIFDMAGHPFFYEVRNEFYKDTQGVILVYDVGQKDSFEALDAWLAEMKQDLGPHGNMENIVFAVCANKIDCTKHRCVDESEGRLWAESRGFLYFETSAQTGEGINEMFQGRSQ